One genomic window of Alphaproteobacteria bacterium includes the following:
- the prfB gene encoding peptide chain release factor 2 (programmed frameshift) produces MKAEIVTLIDEIKQSLALLRRYLDWDNALRRHDELNTLAEDPNLWSNPSEAQKLMKERNHLDQMITGCNELFTSLEDNVGLIELGEEEGDEQIVKEAENALHALAKKSSRLEIESLLSGEADSNDCFLEVHSGAGGTESQDWASILLRMYMRWAEKNSYKVEYVEETPGEEAGIKSATIKVSGHNAYGWMKTENGVHRLVRISPFDSNARRHTSFCGVAVAPIIDDEIEIEINEKDLRVDTYRASGAGGQHINKTESAVRFTHIPTGIVAACQAGRSQHKNREEAMKMLRAKMYEAELKKREAAADAVQAEKTDNAWGHQIRSYVLHPYQMVKDARTGVESSDSQGVLDGDLDAFMSAALAERVKGLGEKSSNG; encoded by the exons ATGAAAGCTGAAATTGTTACGCTTATTGATGAAATCAAGCAGTCGCTCGCACTGCTGAGGAGGTATCTT GACTGGGATAATGCCCTGCGCCGCCATGATGAGCTGAATACACTGGCCGAAGACCCAAACTTATGGAGCAATCCTTCAGAAGCACAAAAGCTTATGAAAGAGCGCAATCATCTCGATCAGATGATTACCGGTTGCAACGAGTTGTTTACCTCTTTAGAAGACAATGTCGGTCTTATCGAGTTGGGCGAAGAAGAAGGCGATGAACAGATAGTAAAAGAAGCCGAGAATGCCCTGCATGCCTTGGCCAAAAAATCCAGCCGCTTAGAAATCGAAAGCCTGCTCTCCGGCGAAGCAGACAGCAACGACTGTTTCTTGGAAGTGCATTCCGGTGCGGGTGGTACCGAAAGTCAGGATTGGGCTTCGATTTTGCTACGCATGTATATGCGCTGGGCAGAGAAAAACTCCTATAAAGTAGAGTATGTCGAAGAAACTCCAGGCGAAGAAGCGGGCATTAAATCGGCCACGATCAAAGTGAGTGGCCATAATGCCTATGGCTGGATGAAAACCGAAAACGGGGTGCATCGCTTGGTGCGTATCTCACCATTTGATAGCAATGCCCGCCGACACACCAGCTTCTGTGGTGTGGCTGTTGCTCCGATTATTGATGATGAAATCGAAATTGAAATTAATGAAAAAGATTTGCGAGTAGATACCTATCGCGCTTCAGGTGCAGGCGGTCAGCATATTAACAAAACCGAATCAGCCGTGCGTTTTACGCATATTCCCACCGGTATTGTGGCGGCGTGTCAGGCGGGACGCTCTCAGCACAAAAACCGTGAAGAAGCCATGAAAATGTTGCGAGCCAAAATGTATGAAGCAGAGCTAAAAAAACGTGAAGCCGCTGCGGATGCCGTGCAGGCTGAAAAAACCGATAATGCATGGGGACATCAGATTCGCTCTTATGTGCTGCATCCGTACCAAATGGTAAAAGATGCACGTACGGGAGTAGAAAGCAGCGACTCGCAAGGCGTACTCGATGGCGATTTAGATGCGTTTATGTCGGCAGCGCTGGCAGAGCGGGTAAAAGGGCTGGGTGAAAAAAGCAGTAATGGCTAA
- a CDS encoding ABC transporter ATP-binding protein/permease produces MANSPVSKKYTLDYQPDKLIPAGWGAYIRMVIKRNPRLWAFLLFTDVIHAVRYPVAFYFIGKAIDLLLNSGSSSHIPDGVWHYCALIFGTLFVGEMCHLLPHYYTFDWMKRARATLRSDMLAYTLDHSYTYFQNHFAGGLARKISEGVEKVPQLNTQLRWEIFLPVVGMISSAGLLFEVSWIYGVAAFGFLLCIVTPIFLKRKKLLQKIEHYSDIRSQVSGQIVDTVSNIAAVKAYANESREMDEHNRITEQEMQAWHKMIRLWLLLDNYRRMTLVIFGAGMMVACVVGYQNGLLSVGEIATVMGISFNFTGMAWMMSFGIIHVSESLGYLSDTLKTIVNPHNITDAQNAKPLQVKDGRIDFEQVNFHYGDNPVFVDLQLTVAAHERIGLIGASGAGKTTLVNLLQRFFDVQQGQICIDGQDIATITQQSLRAQIATIPQDTSLFHRTLRDNIRYGKLGASDADVEAAAKKAHAHDFIMQLPLGYETPVGERGIKLSGGQRQRIAIARAVLKNAPILILDEATSALDSESEKRIQEGLHELMQGRTVIAIAHRLSTISHMDRLVVMDAGAIVEQGTHSELLAANGVYARLWNMQSGGFLPE; encoded by the coding sequence ATGGCTAATTCACCCGTTTCCAAAAAATACACACTTGATTACCAACCAGATAAACTAATCCCCGCAGGATGGGGGGCGTATATCCGCATGGTTATTAAGCGTAATCCGCGTTTGTGGGCGTTCTTGCTATTTACCGATGTGATTCACGCAGTCCGCTATCCTGTGGCGTTTTATTTTATTGGTAAGGCCATTGATTTATTGCTTAATAGCGGATCATCAAGTCATATCCCCGATGGAGTTTGGCACTATTGCGCGCTAATTTTTGGCACGTTATTTGTGGGCGAAATGTGCCATTTATTGCCGCATTATTATACGTTCGATTGGATGAAACGCGCCCGCGCCACATTACGCAGCGACATGCTGGCCTATACTCTCGACCATTCTTATACCTATTTTCAGAATCACTTTGCCGGAGGGCTGGCGCGTAAAATATCCGAAGGCGTGGAGAAAGTGCCGCAGCTTAACACGCAGCTACGCTGGGAGATTTTTCTGCCCGTAGTCGGTATGATCAGTTCGGCAGGATTACTTTTTGAAGTGTCGTGGATTTATGGTGTTGCAGCGTTTGGATTTTTGCTGTGCATTGTCACACCAATTTTCCTTAAACGCAAAAAGCTATTGCAAAAAATCGAGCATTATTCCGATATTCGCTCACAGGTTTCGGGGCAGATTGTAGATACGGTCAGCAACATCGCTGCGGTTAAGGCATATGCCAACGAATCGCGGGAGATGGACGAGCATAACCGTATTACTGAACAGGAAATGCAGGCGTGGCATAAAATGATCCGCCTGTGGCTACTACTCGACAATTATCGCCGCATGACGTTGGTGATATTTGGCGCGGGGATGATGGTGGCGTGTGTTGTGGGCTATCAAAACGGCCTCTTAAGCGTAGGCGAAATCGCTACTGTTATGGGCATTAGTTTCAATTTCACAGGCATGGCGTGGATGATGAGCTTTGGCATTATTCATGTGTCAGAATCGCTGGGCTATCTAAGCGACACCCTAAAAACCATCGTCAATCCGCATAATATTACCGATGCACAAAACGCTAAGCCATTACAGGTGAAGGACGGGCGCATAGATTTTGAGCAGGTGAATTTTCACTATGGCGACAATCCTGTCTTTGTTGACTTGCAACTAACAGTGGCCGCCCATGAACGTATTGGCCTGATTGGTGCATCCGGTGCGGGTAAAACCACGTTGGTGAATTTGCTGCAACGCTTTTTTGATGTGCAGCAGGGGCAGATATGCATTGATGGCCAAGACATTGCTACAATAACCCAACAATCATTACGCGCACAAATTGCTACGATTCCGCAAGATACGTCGCTGTTCCACCGCACACTGCGCGATAATATCCGCTATGGTAAGCTTGGTGCCAGCGATGCGGATGTGGAAGCAGCGGCTAAAAAAGCCCATGCCCACGATTTTATTATGCAGTTGCCGTTGGGATATGAAACACCTGTGGGGGAGCGGGGCATCAAACTCTCGGGCGGGCAGCGGCAGCGCATTGCTATCGCCCGTGCGGTGTTGAAAAACGCGCCGATTCTTATTTTGGATGAAGCGACCTCGGCACTCGATAGCGAAAGTGAAAAGCGCATTCAAGAAGGACTCCATGAGCTGATGCAAGGACGTACAGTCATTGCCATTGCTCACCGCCTTTCGACCATTAGCCACATGGACAGGCTGGTGGTAATGGATGCGGGGGCGATTGTGGAGCAGGGCACACATAGCGAGTTATTAGCTGCAAATGGTGTCTATGCCCGTTTGTGGAATATGCAATCGGGTGGATTCTTGCCAGAATAA
- the mnmA gene encoding tRNA 2-thiouridine(34) synthase MnmA, with protein sequence MNSLGFDKLPAQTRVVVAMSGGVDSSVVAAMLHDEGYDVVGVTLQLYDHGAAIQKKGACCAGQDIADARRVCDSLNIPHYVLNYESRFKQQVMDDFADSYLNGETPIPCVKCNQTVKFKDLLGTARDLGADCMATGHYVQWQAGEGGRAHMLRGADNGKDQSYFLFATTQEQLDFLRFPLGGMHKDQTRALAEKYGLAVADKPDSQDICFVPSGNYVSVIEKLRPGACDPGEIVHIDGRVLGTHNGIINYTIGQRRGLGISAPDPLYVVKVDAAQKQVVVGPKEALLEDHLTIKEVNWLGGENLPKQGLEVVVKLRSTHEGSRATVYAQDNKRADIVLHTPLDAISPGQACVMYDGERMIGGGWIARKTLD encoded by the coding sequence ATGAATTCATTAGGTTTTGACAAATTACCAGCACAAACCCGAGTGGTTGTAGCAATGTCCGGCGGAGTTGATTCCTCTGTCGTGGCGGCGATGCTGCACGACGAAGGATATGACGTGGTGGGGGTGACGCTTCAGCTTTATGATCATGGTGCGGCGATTCAGAAAAAAGGTGCATGTTGTGCCGGACAGGATATTGCTGATGCCCGCCGTGTCTGCGATAGCCTGAACATTCCTCATTATGTTCTGAACTATGAAAGCCGCTTTAAGCAACAGGTGATGGATGATTTTGCCGATAGCTATCTCAATGGCGAAACTCCAATTCCGTGTGTGAAATGCAACCAAACGGTTAAATTTAAAGATTTGCTTGGCACAGCGCGTGATTTGGGCGCGGATTGTATGGCGACAGGGCATTATGTGCAGTGGCAGGCCGGAGAAGGTGGGCGAGCGCACATGCTTCGCGGAGCAGATAACGGCAAAGATCAAAGCTATTTTTTGTTTGCAACCACACAAGAACAGCTCGATTTTCTGCGTTTTCCCTTAGGTGGTATGCATAAAGACCAAACCCGCGCTTTAGCAGAAAAATATGGGTTAGCCGTAGCAGATAAACCAGATTCGCAAGATATTTGTTTTGTACCATCCGGCAACTATGTGTCGGTGATAGAAAAGTTACGCCCTGGTGCATGCGATCCGGGAGAAATCGTACATATCGATGGCCGTGTCCTTGGTACGCATAACGGTATTATAAACTACACCATAGGCCAACGCCGTGGTTTAGGCATCTCCGCTCCCGATCCGCTTTATGTGGTGAAAGTAGATGCGGCGCAAAAGCAGGTGGTTGTAGGGCCAAAAGAGGCTCTGCTGGAGGATCATCTTACTATAAAAGAAGTAAACTGGCTGGGTGGCGAGAATTTGCCAAAACAAGGGCTAGAGGTGGTAGTCAAGCTGCGCTCTACCCATGAAGGAAGCCGCGCAACGGTTTATGCACAAGATAATAAGCGTGCCGATATAGTGCTGCACACTCCATTGGACGCCATAAGCCCCGGACAGGCATGTGTGATGTATGATGGCGAGCGGATGATTGGTGGTGGGTGGATTGCCAGAAAAACTCTTGATTAA
- a CDS encoding fused response regulator/phosphatase, translated as MRNHLEKIKPQSLSRILEADILVVEDNHLSQRMIVEALRNFGFHRIHCAYEGMEALELLKNIEPDLIITDLLMPTLDGFSLCQKIRRHPRLKDIPILALTALDDEKARLSVFEMGANDLVRKPVTEEELNARCRLHLEKRYILKDLQDYQSSMSEDIGHARDMQNLLMPDSKSVQEIENQFDLGISSLFVPSFTISGDFWGMRPLCYGSKLAFYIGDFTGHGVTAAINVFRFHMLIEKMPASLLMQPATCLNTLNHQLYKMLPIQLFCTLFYAVLDLNENTLNYCIAGCPHPLKLHCDNGYEMLLGVGLPLAATKTVKYKEYSTTFMKGDALMLYSDALVETPNEKNNYLKIQEVGELLNNTPQDKRDAPALLKSVLDQFSDFTHKGIDDDLTINIYTRN; from the coding sequence ATGCGTAATCATCTCGAAAAAATTAAGCCGCAATCGCTTAGCCGAATACTTGAGGCAGATATTTTAGTGGTTGAAGATAACCACCTTAGTCAAAGAATGATTGTAGAGGCTCTGCGAAATTTTGGGTTCCACCGTATTCATTGCGCTTATGAAGGCATGGAAGCGTTGGAATTACTAAAAAATATCGAACCGGATTTAATTATAACTGATTTGCTCATGCCCACGCTGGATGGCTTTTCATTATGCCAAAAAATTCGTAGGCATCCTCGCTTGAAAGATATTCCTATTCTTGCCCTTACCGCGCTGGATGACGAAAAAGCGCGGCTCTCTGTTTTTGAAATGGGGGCGAATGATCTCGTGCGCAAACCCGTAACCGAAGAAGAGCTCAATGCGCGTTGCAGATTGCATCTGGAAAAGCGGTATATTTTAAAAGATTTGCAAGATTATCAAAGCTCTATGTCGGAAGACATTGGACATGCGCGGGATATGCAGAATTTGTTGATGCCCGATAGCAAATCAGTACAGGAAATTGAAAACCAGTTCGATTTAGGCATCAGCTCGCTTTTTGTGCCCTCGTTTACCATTAGCGGAGATTTCTGGGGCATGCGTCCATTATGCTATGGCTCCAAACTGGCATTTTATATAGGCGACTTTACCGGCCATGGCGTCACCGCTGCAATCAATGTATTCCGCTTTCATATGCTGATAGAAAAAATGCCCGCTTCGCTATTGATGCAACCCGCTACATGTTTGAACACCCTGAATCATCAGCTATACAAGATGTTACCCATACAGCTGTTTTGCACATTGTTTTATGCCGTTCTGGATTTAAACGAAAACACACTAAACTATTGTATTGCTGGTTGCCCTCACCCTTTAAAACTTCACTGTGACAATGGCTATGAAATGCTTTTGGGTGTTGGGCTGCCACTTGCCGCTACAAAGACAGTAAAATACAAAGAATATTCTACAACATTTATGAAAGGTGACGCGTTGATGCTATATAGCGATGCGCTTGTTGAAACGCCTAATGAGAAAAACAACTACTTGAAAATACAAGAAGTTGGTGAGCTACTAAATAACACGCCGCAAGACAAACGTGACGCGCCAGCATTGCTTAAAAGCGTATTAGATCAATTCAGCGATTTTACCCATAAAGGGATTGATGACGATTTGACGATTAATATTTATACACGCAATTGA
- a CDS encoding STAS domain-containing protein, translated as MEYLLQQNDKHYHVELAGTFTFSDNSKFRHITEEIRGSDPETITLDIHQLQFIDSAALGMLLLLHDEAQKKNICVTLSGASGQIKKMLQLSNFQELFNIENA; from the coding sequence GTGGAATATTTATTGCAACAAAATGATAAGCATTACCACGTAGAGCTGGCCGGCACTTTTACTTTTAGCGACAATAGCAAGTTTCGTCATATTACCGAAGAAATTCGCGGTTCAGACCCAGAAACTATTACTTTAGATATTCATCAACTACAGTTTATTGACTCTGCCGCCTTAGGAATGTTGCTTTTATTGCATGATGAAGCGCAAAAAAAGAACATTTGTGTTACGCTTTCAGGTGCATCCGGCCAAATTAAGAAGATGCTTCAGCTGTCTAATTTTCAGGAATTATTTAATATAGAGAATGCGTAA
- a CDS encoding cytochrome b — MDTPRYHTLHRVIHWTMALIIISLFAVGLYMTGMERENPLRGTLYGLHKSFGVLILFLVVLRIITRLATKIPAMPKFAKWENALAHIVHFALYCLMAAVPLAGIWMSNSWGHGVSFFGVELPRLFAENKEIGPLASEIHEILAFVIIGIASLHIIGALKHRYIDKHDIIYRMGFGRIPANAAKAGEDMRDNPES, encoded by the coding sequence ATGGATACTCCCCGCTATCACACGCTTCATCGCGTTATACACTGGACAATGGCGCTTATAATCATCAGCCTGTTTGCTGTTGGACTGTATATGACCGGTATGGAGCGCGAAAATCCATTGCGCGGAACATTGTATGGCTTGCACAAATCCTTTGGTGTATTAATTTTGTTTTTGGTGGTGCTGCGCATCATTACTCGCTTAGCCACTAAAATTCCTGCCATGCCAAAATTTGCTAAATGGGAAAACGCGTTGGCGCATATTGTGCATTTCGCATTATATTGCCTTATGGCAGCGGTGCCGCTAGCTGGTATATGGATGTCAAATAGTTGGGGACATGGAGTGTCGTTTTTTGGTGTAGAGTTGCCGCGATTATTTGCCGAAAATAAAGAAATCGGTCCACTCGCCAGCGAAATCCATGAAATACTGGCATTTGTAATAATCGGAATTGCCTCGCTGCATATTATAGGTGCGTTAAAGCACCGTTATATTGACAAACACGACATAATTTATCGTATGGGTTTTGGGCGTATTCCTGCAAATGCCGCAAAGGCGGGTGAAGATATGCGCGATAACCCCGAATCCTAG